The stretch of DNA TTATCCTCCTCGATCTTCTTTAAACCTTCTCTGCCGTTCATAGCTCCATTTACCTCAAACCCTTCATCGTGTAATATCCTTCGGCAGCTATCTAAGACGATTGGTTCATCGTCTATCACCAGTACGTTCTTTCTGTCCTTCATCTTGCTTACCTCCTCTAATTGTTAGCTTGTTACTTTTTTCACAAACTTATTTAAAGCAAGTAGAATGCCAATTAGCAGGTTCGATCAGTACACTAGTCTTTAAGATGTTATAAAATAATGACTTATAACAAAATAAAAACTGAGAGGAGTTTCGGAAGGAATAGAACTAAGAAGCTCTTGTATATTTTTTTTATGCGGACTTGATAATTAAGTTGTTGTAAATACGTGGCTTATGCCAAAAAGCAGATGTATAACTTATCACTAAATGTATAAAAGTTTTATTCGTTTTCATCTTTTACTCTTATATTATACTTTCTCATTAAAGCTTGAAGATTAGTCCTCTGCATCCCAACCTCTTTGGCTGTCCTAGTGACATTCCAGTCGTTCCGATTCAGGGCCTCCAGTACAAACATCTTCTCAACGTTCTCCACCGCGCTTTCCCTGAGATATTTCTTCATCTGCTTCAACTCTTCAGAGTCCCTGGGGATTTTGGTATCCATATCTGCGCCTTTTCCTAAAATCGATGCGGGCAGGTATTCTGAAATGATGGTCTGGCTTTCCGCCATAACCACAGCCCTTTCTATTACGTTCTCCAACTGCCTGACATTACCGGGCCATTCGTAGTTAATCAGTTTATTCATTGCCTCTACTGAGATGCTTTTTATATCCTTTCCCATCTCCTGGTTGAATTTCTTCAGGAAATGGTAAGCCAGAATCGGGATGTCGTCTTTTTTCTCACGTAAAGGAGGGATGGTGATTGAAACCACATTTAACCTGTAATAGAGGTCATCCCTGAACCTTTTTTCACTTACCAGCTTCTCTAAATTCTTATTGGTAGCAACGATGAAGCGCAGATCCACTTTTTTTGTCTGAACCCCTCCCACTGGCAGAAATTCCTGCTCCTGGATGACCCTCAAAAGTTTTCCCTGGATAATGGGGTTTATATCTCCGATCTCGTCCAAGAAAACTGAGCCCCCATCTGCCACTTCAAAGATTCCCGGTTTGGTGGATATCGCTCCGGTAAAAGAGCCTTTCACGTGTCCGAAAAGCTCGGATTCTAAAAGGTCCTGGGACAGGGCCCCACAGTCTACCGGGAAAAAAGGCTTATTCTTCCGGTTACTGTTGAAATGAATAGCCCTGGCAATTAACTCCTTTCCAGTTCCGCTTTCACCATAGATTAAAACCGTGCTATCTGTAGGAGCTACCTTACGTATGAATTTGAATACCTCCTGCATCTTAGGGCTATTTCCCACGATATTCTCAAAAGAATACTTAGCCTCTAATTCCTTGTGCAGGTAGATATTTTCAAAAATCAGTTTTTTTTTATCCAGGGCTTTTTCCACCACCACGACCAGTTCTTCCGGGGTGAACGGTTTCGGTATGTAATCTAAAGCGCCCATTCTCATTGCCTGGACCGCGGTTTGCACGGTGGAGTATCCGGTTATCATTATCACGATTATCTCAGGGTCTTTCTCCTTTACCTTTACTAAAAGCTCCATCCCGTCCATTCCCGGCATTTTCAGATCGGTGATGACGATGTCGAAGCTCTCCTGATTCAGCTTTTCTAAGGCTTCTTCCCCGGATAAGGAAAATTCCACCTCATACCCCTCAGGTGAAAGTATCCTCTGCACGCTTTTGCAGATCACCACCTCATCATCCACCACCAAGATTCTGCCTTTTGCCATCTTCTGTCTTTATCTCCTTGTATGAGTATTATACAAATATAAAGAGCACTGTAGCGTCCTCACTCCTGTGAGGACGATCATGTGTTATGAATGCCGTTGCCACTGGAGTGGCAACGCTACTGTCTGTCATTTCCAGAGATCTCATAAAGGCAACTTAACTGTGAAAGTCGATCCTTTTCCTAACTGGCTTTTCACCTCTAAAAATCCGTCATGCCTCTGAATTATCCCGTAGCTGACCGAAAGCCCCAAACCGGTCCCCTTCCCTGATCTTTTAGTAGTGAAAAACGGGTCAAAGATCTTGGACAAGTTCTCCTCATGAATTCCAGAGCCCGTATCAGTGAAGTTCACTTTCAAAAACCTGCTGTCTGAGTCCGTCTCTGTCTCTATGGTCAGGGTACCGCCCTGAGGCATCGCTTCTGCCGCATTTAAGATTATATTTACAAAAACCTGTTTTATCTGGTCCGTATCCATCATTACATCTGGCAGCCCTTTCTTTAGTCTTTTTTCTATCTTTATGTTCTGGAAAAGAGCCTGAGTCTCAAGTAATGAAAGGGTCTCCTCAACCACCTTGTTTATATCGGCTGGAGCTTTAGAGGGCTCTGTCTGACGTGCAAATTCCAAAAGTCCTTTTACGATCTTCCTGCAGCGGGTGGTCTCATTAACAATGATCT from Candidatus Zixiibacteriota bacterium encodes:
- a CDS encoding sigma-54 dependent transcriptional regulator translates to MAKGRILVVDDEVVICKSVQRILSPEGYEVEFSLSGEEALEKLNQESFDIVITDLKMPGMDGMELLVKVKEKDPEIIVIMITGYSTVQTAVQAMRMGALDYIPKPFTPEELVVVVEKALDKKKLIFENIYLHKELEAKYSFENIVGNSPKMQEVFKFIRKVAPTDSTVLIYGESGTGKELIARAIHFNSNRKNKPFFPVDCGALSQDLLESELFGHVKGSFTGAISTKPGIFEVADGGSVFLDEIGDINPIIQGKLLRVIQEQEFLPVGGVQTKKVDLRFIVATNKNLEKLVSEKRFRDDLYYRLNVVSITIPPLREKKDDIPILAYHFLKKFNQEMGKDIKSISVEAMNKLINYEWPGNVRQLENVIERAVVMAESQTIISEYLPASILGKGADMDTKIPRDSEELKQMKKYLRESAVENVEKMFVLEALNRNDWNVTRTAKEVGMQRTNLQALMRKYNIRVKDENE